The Bacillus oleivorans genome has a window encoding:
- a CDS encoding sulfite exporter TauE/SafE family protein, with amino-acid sequence MRQLIILALIGLAAQLIDGSLGMAYGVTSTSLLLLLGISPAIASASVHMAEVVTTAASGISHIRFGNTDKQVVYKLIIPGSIGAFIGAFFLGSIPGDIIKPYVSFFLLILGFYVIYRFMFIKFHPSQQQSKKILGKKHFVPLGFIAGFFDSVGGGGWGPIATPVLLTSNQMEPRKVIGSVDTSEFVIAVSSTLGFLLTLGWEQIHLQWVVALMIGGIIAAPIAAWLVKIIPVNLLGTLVGGIIIMTNIRTLLGVFDASPTIYVYTYLVLAILWLAALVHVIMKRRKML; translated from the coding sequence TTGAGACAGCTAATTATTCTGGCGTTGATTGGCTTGGCAGCACAGCTAATAGATGGATCCTTAGGAATGGCATATGGAGTCACTTCGACTTCTTTATTACTTTTACTTGGAATTTCTCCAGCTATTGCCTCTGCCTCAGTTCATATGGCAGAAGTAGTAACAACAGCTGCATCAGGAATATCACACATTCGCTTTGGAAATACGGATAAACAAGTTGTCTATAAGTTAATCATACCAGGTTCAATCGGTGCATTTATTGGGGCATTTTTTTTAGGCAGCATCCCAGGTGATATCATCAAGCCTTATGTTTCATTTTTTCTATTAATATTGGGGTTCTACGTGATTTATCGTTTTATGTTTATAAAATTTCATCCATCTCAACAGCAGTCTAAGAAGATCCTGGGGAAGAAGCACTTTGTCCCTCTCGGCTTCATTGCCGGATTTTTTGATTCCGTAGGAGGAGGCGGCTGGGGCCCGATCGCTACACCTGTTTTACTAACCAGCAACCAGATGGAACCGAGAAAAGTGATTGGTTCCGTCGATACGAGTGAGTTTGTCATTGCTGTATCCTCTACACTTGGATTTTTATTAACTTTAGGCTGGGAACAGATTCATCTTCAATGGGTTGTGGCTTTAATGATTGGAGGAATAATAGCAGCTCCAATCGCTGCCTGGTTAGTCAAGATTATTCCTGTTAACCTTTTAGGGACTTTGGTTGGCGGTATTATCATTATGACGAATATCAGAACTTTATTAGGAGTATTCGATGCCTCACCAACAATATATGTCTACACTTATTTAGTACTTGCGATCCTTTGGCTTGCTGCTTTGGTTCATGTGATTATGAAAAGAAGGAAGATGCTATAA
- a CDS encoding RrF2 family transcriptional regulator has translation MKISSRGEYALRALILLGRSEARVVPIGEISEKTLVSINYLEQLLLQLKRNGYVHSKRGVNGGYKLSRSPGEIIIGEVIRNLEGPLAPMGCVSVTAYESCPLEEGCLLKPLWALVRDTIADLLDHTTLKDLLDGNLHTFYKQR, from the coding sequence ATGAAAATATCTAGCCGGGGAGAATATGCCTTACGTGCACTGATCCTTTTAGGACGCAGTGAAGCTAGAGTGGTACCGATTGGGGAAATCTCTGAAAAGACATTGGTTTCTATTAATTATTTGGAGCAGCTGCTTTTACAGCTAAAAAGAAACGGATATGTTCATAGCAAAAGAGGGGTAAACGGAGGATACAAATTAAGCAGAAGCCCAGGTGAAATCATCATCGGGGAAGTCATTCGCAATTTAGAAGGACCCTTGGCACCTATGGGTTGTGTGAGTGTAACGGCTTACGAGAGTTGTCCATTAGAGGAAGGCTGTCTTTTAAAACCTTTATGGGCGCTTGTAAGAGATACGATTGCAGATTTATTAGACCATACAACATTGAAGGACTTACTGGACGGGAACTTACATACATTCTATAAACAAAGATAA
- a CDS encoding M20 family metallo-hydrolase, with protein MKDWLEENLKRLNLVESMEQPGGFTRLGYTKSETEAIRVFEKVATELGLTLQYDTAGNAIARWGGSIPDLPAVAVGSHLDTVASGGGYDGVAGVLCGLGAVKFLQDAGFKPTCPIEVICFRSEESSRFGISTIGSKAMAGLLDLEIGSIKDSEGTTIQEAVENIGLDWSQFPKAERSRQEIKSFVELHIEQGTILEESGKDFGVVQGIACPIRLKVQTVGQAGHTGTTPMNRRKDALVAVAPLISFVSETARELSEAGEVPVVATVGTIEAKPNVMTVIPGVVEVGIDIRSVSDSLKNQVAERIRHKCEELEKLFQVKFSVSTLVHNPSVLLDPGVQKKLAKACEDAGFTGMRMNSGAGHDVMNMAAKWPSGLIFIPCKAGLSHHPDEYATVDDLKMGMEILASYLRQESGCNE; from the coding sequence ATGAAGGATTGGCTTGAAGAGAATTTAAAGAGGTTGAATCTTGTTGAATCTATGGAGCAGCCGGGTGGTTTTACTAGATTGGGTTATACGAAGTCTGAGACGGAAGCGATTCGGGTGTTTGAGAAGGTCGCAACTGAATTAGGATTAACACTCCAATATGATACAGCGGGGAATGCGATTGCCAGATGGGGTGGCAGTATTCCTGATCTCCCAGCTGTTGCCGTCGGATCTCACCTAGATACGGTTGCATCTGGAGGAGGTTATGACGGAGTAGCAGGCGTTCTTTGCGGGCTGGGTGCAGTGAAATTTTTGCAGGACGCAGGATTTAAACCCACCTGTCCGATTGAGGTTATTTGCTTCCGGTCTGAGGAATCCTCCCGTTTCGGAATTTCCACGATAGGAAGTAAAGCAATGGCCGGGCTCTTAGATTTAGAGATTGGTAGTATCAAAGATTCTGAAGGAACAACCATTCAAGAGGCTGTTGAAAATATAGGGTTAGACTGGAGCCAGTTTCCCAAGGCGGAAAGGTCACGTCAGGAAATCAAGTCATTTGTTGAACTGCATATTGAACAAGGGACGATTCTTGAGGAAAGCGGGAAGGACTTTGGCGTAGTTCAAGGCATTGCTTGTCCAATTCGGTTAAAGGTTCAGACAGTAGGACAAGCGGGACATACCGGTACAACCCCTATGAATAGACGCAAAGACGCTTTAGTGGCTGTAGCTCCACTGATTTCATTTGTTTCGGAGACTGCCAGAGAATTGAGTGAAGCTGGTGAAGTTCCGGTTGTTGCAACCGTTGGTACGATTGAAGCAAAGCCGAACGTGATGACGGTAATTCCTGGTGTCGTGGAAGTAGGGATTGATATTCGAAGTGTGTCTGACTCCTTAAAAAATCAGGTAGCTGAAAGAATTCGCCATAAGTGTGAAGAGCTAGAAAAGCTGTTTCAGGTAAAATTTTCAGTCTCAACGCTTGTCCATAATCCTTCCGTTTTATTGGATCCAGGGGTGCAGAAAAAGTTAGCCAAAGCTTGCGAAGATGCTGGTTTTACTGGTATGAGGATGAATAGCGGAGCTGGCCATGATGTTATGAACATGGCAGCCAAATGGCCATCTGGACTTATTTTTATACCTTGTAAAGCTGGACTTAGCCACCACCCAGATGAATATGCCACTGTTGATGACTTAAAAATGGGAATGGAAATATTAGCAAGCTATTTACGGCAAGAGAGCGGGTGTAACGAGTGA
- a CDS encoding DoxX family protein, whose amino-acid sequence MKWLRGPKLAVVWTVLRVWLGIQWLQAGIGKLQGFDAAGFIQGAIGKATGDHPAVQGWYATFLEEAALPNVELFNNLIPWGEILVGTGLILGAATIPALLAGAFMNLNFLLAGTVSTNPILYTAAIILLAAGGAAYLYGVDRFAIPYIKKMLHHNNKRKGPKQIPVQGH is encoded by the coding sequence ATGAAATGGTTAAGAGGGCCAAAGTTGGCAGTTGTTTGGACAGTGTTGAGAGTTTGGTTGGGGATTCAATGGCTTCAAGCTGGGATAGGGAAATTACAAGGCTTTGATGCAGCAGGTTTCATACAAGGAGCGATTGGAAAGGCGACTGGTGATCATCCAGCCGTACAAGGATGGTACGCCACATTTTTAGAAGAGGCAGCACTCCCAAATGTCGAGTTATTCAATAATCTGATTCCGTGGGGTGAGATTTTAGTCGGAACCGGTTTGATTTTGGGAGCGGCAACGATACCAGCTCTGCTTGCTGGGGCCTTTATGAACCTAAACTTCTTGCTAGCCGGTACAGTAAGCACGAACCCAATTCTTTATACAGCTGCCATAATCTTACTTGCAGCTGGAGGAGCAGCCTATCTCTACGGTGTAGACCGATTTGCGATCCCATACATTAAGAAAATGCTTCACCATAACAATAAGCGGAAGGGTCCAAAACAAATCCCTGTGCAAGGACATTAA
- a CDS encoding AbgT family transporter, which produces MSQPQTNLNPQKKPTAMDRFLNGIERVGNKLPDPFFIFIYLVAFVILLSWAVGSMGVTVEHPGTGEELPIKSLISEEGLVYILSSMLDNFTGFAPLGLVLTMMLGIGLAEKVGLLETAIKRSILNAPKSFVTYAVIFIGILGNLASDASFVLIPPLAAMVFHAVGRHPLAGLAAGFAGVGSGFTANLFVAGTDALLAGISTEAAKNAGLGEIVVTPVDNWYFMIASVFVLSIVGAFITEKIIEPRLGTYKGKAEKALEEANPLEMKGLRNSAIAGIVYLGLVALALFWPDSPLRNEDGGIVPSPFLDNIIPIILFFFISVGVAYGVTVKKITSTKDIPKYMSEAIKDMSGYIVLIFAASQFISYFNWTNLGTWVAVNGAEFLTSINMTGLPVVIGFSILVSILNLIIFSGSALWALLAPVFIPMFMLLDYHPAFIQAAYRIAESTTNVITPLNPYILIVLAFMQEYDKKAGLGTLISLMLPYTIIFFAIWLVLLIVFALLGIPFGPGIGVYLP; this is translated from the coding sequence ATGTCTCAACCTCAAACAAACTTAAACCCTCAGAAAAAGCCAACCGCAATGGACCGTTTTTTAAACGGTATTGAGCGGGTTGGAAATAAGTTGCCTGATCCGTTTTTCATTTTTATCTATTTAGTAGCCTTTGTTATTCTTCTATCTTGGGCAGTCGGCAGTATGGGAGTTACGGTTGAACACCCGGGAACTGGTGAGGAACTTCCAATTAAAAGTTTAATTTCTGAAGAGGGGCTTGTTTACATTCTGTCCTCCATGTTAGATAACTTCACTGGATTTGCCCCACTAGGCCTCGTGTTAACAATGATGCTTGGGATTGGGTTAGCAGAAAAAGTTGGTTTATTAGAAACTGCTATTAAAAGATCCATTTTAAATGCTCCAAAATCGTTCGTTACTTATGCGGTTATTTTCATTGGGATCTTAGGAAACTTAGCCTCTGATGCATCATTTGTCTTAATACCGCCGTTAGCAGCAATGGTCTTCCATGCAGTTGGCCGCCACCCGCTTGCAGGGTTGGCAGCTGGTTTTGCCGGGGTTGGTTCAGGTTTTACAGCGAACCTCTTTGTCGCCGGGACGGATGCCCTTTTAGCAGGTATTTCAACAGAGGCAGCTAAAAACGCCGGACTAGGAGAAATTGTTGTAACACCTGTTGATAACTGGTATTTTATGATTGCATCTGTTTTCGTTCTCTCTATTGTAGGGGCGTTTATTACAGAAAAAATCATCGAGCCTCGCTTAGGCACATATAAAGGGAAAGCTGAAAAAGCACTTGAAGAAGCAAATCCCCTCGAAATGAAGGGTCTTCGAAACAGTGCGATTGCAGGAATCGTGTATCTCGGATTAGTTGCGCTTGCCTTATTTTGGCCAGACTCTCCACTCAGAAACGAAGATGGAGGGATTGTACCATCACCGTTTTTAGATAACATTATTCCGATTATTCTCTTTTTCTTTATTTCAGTGGGTGTAGCCTACGGGGTAACCGTCAAGAAAATTACGAGTACGAAGGACATTCCAAAATATATGTCCGAAGCGATCAAGGATATGTCTGGTTATATCGTCCTAATTTTCGCGGCTTCTCAATTTATTTCATACTTTAACTGGACAAACCTAGGAACATGGGTAGCTGTAAACGGAGCAGAATTCTTAACATCTATCAACATGACTGGTCTTCCGGTTGTCATCGGATTCTCGATTCTTGTGTCTATCTTGAACCTCATTATCTTTAGCGGATCGGCACTATGGGCATTATTAGCGCCGGTATTTATTCCAATGTTCATGCTGTTAGACTATCATCCGGCCTTCATTCAGGCCGCATACCGGATTGCTGAATCAACAACCAATGTTATAACACCACTGAATCCGTATATACTCATTGTCCTTGCCTTCATGCAAGAATATGACAAAAAAGCCGGTCTCGGAACATTAATTTCCCTAATGCTCCCGTACACCATTATATTCTTTGCCATTTGGCTAGTCCTGCTCATAGTCTTTGCATTACTAGGAATCCCATTCGGTCCTGGTATTGGAGTGTATTTACCCTAA